Below is a genomic region from Ferribacterium limneticum.
AGTCGTCAGCTCCGGCTTCGAGGCCCTGCACCTTGTCTTCTTCATGGACGCGGGCGGTGAGCATGATGATCGGCAATTCGCGGGTCCGTTCTTCGGCGCGGATTCTCTTGGCCAGCGCGACACCGGACTGGCCGGGCAGCATCCAGTCGAGAATGACCAGGTCGGGCAGCGCGGCGCGAATCGCCGACTCGGCCTCTTCGGCACTACCGGACCGAACGACGAGAAAGCCGGCGTGCTTGAGGTTGATCGTGACGAGTTCCTGGATCGCCGGCTCGTCTTCAACGACCAGAATCGTCGGTGTCACAGCACCTTCTCCTTGGTGTGCCGGATGTCACGGCCTTCAACGATAAACACGACCTGCTCCGAGATATTTTTGGCGTGGTCGCCTATCCGTTCAATGGCCCTGGCAATCGAGATAATCTCAATGGAAGTGGTGATGGTGCGCGGGTCTTCCATCATGTGCGTGATGAGCTGGCGGATGATCGACTTGAATTCGGCATCGACGTCGGTATCGGCCCGAATGACATTGGCCGCCTGCGGCGTGTCGAGGCGGGCAAAGGCGTCGAGCGCCTGGCGCACCATGGTCAGCGCCGCTTCAGCCAGATGCCGGACGCCAACACCGTATTGCCCCGGCAGGTGGCCGTTTTCGTAGATGCGGCGAACACCCTTGGCGATCTTCTTGGCTTCGTCGCCGGCCCGCTCAAGATCGGTGACGATCTTGCTGATGCCGAGGATCAGGCGCAGATCGGAAGCGGTCGGTTGGCGCTTGGCGATGATGTGGGCGCAATCGTCGTCGATGGCCTTTTCGAGTTCATTGACCTTGCGGTCGGTTTCGACAATGGTCTTGACGCTGGCGATTTCGCCCGTGGAGTAAGCCTCGATGGCGGCGGAAACCTGGGTTTCGACCAGCCCACCCATCTGCAGCACATGGGTGCGCAGGCGGCTGAGTTCGTCGTCGAACTGGCTGGAAAGGTGTTGGCTTTCGTTCATTTCAATCTCCTTGATTTCATGTGCCCGTGCGTCGTGACGCGAAGCCGCGCTGAAGACAGTGCTGAAGCACGGCGAGGCGGGGCGACAAAGTCACGGCGTGCGGGCGCATGAAATTAGCCCATGCGGCCGGTGATGTAGTCTTCAGTACGCTTATCCTGCGGCTTGATGAAAATCTCGTCGGTCTTGCCGAACTCGATCAACTCGCCCAGGTACATGTAGGCCGTGTAGTCAGAGACGCGC
It encodes:
- the phoU gene encoding phosphate signaling complex protein PhoU produces the protein MNESQHLSSQFDDELSRLRTHVLQMGGLVETQVSAAIEAYSTGEIASVKTIVETDRKVNELEKAIDDDCAHIIAKRQPTASDLRLILGISKIVTDLERAGDEAKKIAKGVRRIYENGHLPGQYGVGVRHLAEAALTMVRQALDAFARLDTPQAANVIRADTDVDAEFKSIIRQLITHMMEDPRTITTSIEIISIARAIERIGDHAKNISEQVVFIVEGRDIRHTKEKVL